The Streptomyces sp. RKAG293 genome includes a region encoding these proteins:
- a CDS encoding peptidylprolyl isomerase, with the protein MVTKEQRRRQLAREKFERQQQRRTVEQSKARRRNSVIAAVVAVVVAAGATAYAAGGLDGKDKPKTDAAAGPSATTPSKAPDPCAKPGEGTPGKQQWKTEPAMSVDKSAKYTFTLQTTCGDIAVALDAAKAPATVNSFKFLADKGFFDHSKCHRLTAEGIYVLQCGDPTGTGQGGPGYTIPDENLTALGKAGANGTVTYPAGTIAMANTGKPHTGGSQFFLVYKDSPLAPSYTPFGTIGADGMKVLQKIAAAGAAAPDAQQNTAPNATVVINKAVVKQS; encoded by the coding sequence GTGGTCACCAAGGAACAGCGGCGGCGACAGCTCGCCCGAGAGAAGTTCGAGCGGCAGCAGCAGCGCAGGACCGTGGAGCAGTCCAAGGCCCGCCGGCGCAACAGCGTGATCGCCGCCGTGGTGGCCGTCGTGGTCGCCGCCGGCGCCACCGCGTACGCGGCGGGCGGCCTGGACGGCAAGGACAAGCCGAAGACGGACGCGGCCGCCGGCCCGTCGGCCACGACGCCCTCCAAGGCGCCGGACCCGTGCGCGAAGCCGGGCGAGGGTACCCCGGGGAAGCAGCAGTGGAAGACCGAGCCGGCGATGTCGGTCGACAAGAGCGCCAAGTACACCTTCACGCTCCAGACCACCTGCGGTGACATCGCGGTGGCACTGGACGCCGCGAAGGCGCCGGCCACGGTGAACTCCTTCAAGTTCCTCGCCGACAAGGGCTTCTTCGACCACTCCAAGTGCCACCGGCTCACCGCCGAGGGCATCTACGTCCTGCAGTGCGGCGACCCGACCGGCACCGGCCAGGGCGGCCCCGGCTACACGATTCCGGACGAGAACCTGACCGCGCTGGGCAAGGCGGGCGCCAACGGCACCGTCACCTACCCGGCGGGCACCATCGCGATGGCGAACACCGGGAAGCCGCACACCGGCGGCAGCCAGTTCTTCCTGGTCTACAAGGACAGCCCGCTGGCGCCGTCCTACACCCCCTTCGGCACCATCGGCGCCGACGGCATGAAGGTGCTGCAGAAGATCGCGGCGGCGGGCGCGGCGGCCCCCGACGCTCAGCAGAACACCGCCCCGAACGCGACCGTGGTGATCAACAAGGCGGTCGTCAAGCAGTCGTGA
- a CDS encoding gamma-glutamyl-gamma-aminobutyrate hydrolase family protein — protein MPEQPLVGVTTYLDTARWGVWETSAVLLPEVYPRMVRAAGGIAALLPPDDPDVAAAAVARMDAVIVAGGPDVEPSLYGEPRHPRTGPRARERDRWELAVLRAAIDSGTPVLAVCRGMQLLNVLCGGTLVQHLPEQVGHDGHAVTLGVFGDHVVTPVPGTLLARITPAPEKVPTYHHQAVGALGAGLTVSAYAEDGTVEALELPGPGFALGVQWHPEMGSDRRLVRALLAAAGGAVTPVP, from the coding sequence ATGCCCGAGCAGCCGCTGGTCGGCGTCACGACCTATCTCGACACCGCCAGGTGGGGCGTCTGGGAGACCAGCGCCGTCCTCCTGCCGGAGGTCTACCCCCGCATGGTGCGCGCCGCGGGCGGGATCGCCGCGCTGCTGCCGCCGGACGATCCGGACGTCGCGGCCGCGGCGGTCGCCAGGATGGACGCCGTCATCGTCGCCGGCGGTCCCGACGTCGAGCCCTCGCTCTACGGGGAGCCGCGCCATCCGCGCACCGGTCCCCGGGCGCGCGAGCGCGACCGGTGGGAACTGGCGGTGCTGCGGGCCGCGATCGACTCCGGCACCCCCGTCCTCGCCGTGTGCCGCGGGATGCAGCTGCTGAACGTGCTGTGCGGCGGCACGCTCGTCCAGCACCTCCCCGAGCAGGTCGGCCACGACGGGCACGCCGTCACGCTCGGGGTCTTCGGCGACCACGTCGTGACCCCGGTGCCGGGCACCCTGCTGGCCCGGATCACCCCGGCCCCGGAGAAGGTGCCGACCTACCACCACCAGGCCGTCGGCGCGCTCGGCGCCGGTCTGACGGTGAGCGCGTACGCCGAGGACGGCACCGTGGAGGCGCTCGAGCTGCCCGGGCCCGGCTTCGCGCTGGGTGTGCAGTGGCACCCCGAGATGGGCTCCGACCGGCGGCTGGTGCGGGCCCTGCTGGCCGCGGCAGGAGGCGCTGTCACACCGGTGCCATAG
- a CDS encoding MBL fold metallo-hydrolase, translated as MLIAGFPAGAWGTNCYVVAPAAGEECVIIDPGHEATQGVEDTLAKHRLKPVAVILTHGHIDHVASVVPVCGAHDVPAWIHPRDRYMMSDPEKALGRSIGQQLLGELTIGEPDDVRELTDGAALGLAGLEFTVSHAPGHTKGSVTFRLPESSDVPSVFFSGDLLFAGSVGRSDLPGGSADELMESLARVCLPLDDSTVVLSGHGPQTTIGRERAANPYLGEAARGFGAGSPAPRRGL; from the coding sequence GTGCTCATTGCCGGGTTCCCCGCCGGGGCCTGGGGGACCAATTGTTATGTGGTCGCCCCCGCCGCCGGTGAGGAGTGCGTGATCATCGACCCGGGTCATGAAGCGACCCAGGGCGTCGAGGACACGCTCGCCAAGCACCGCCTCAAGCCCGTCGCCGTCATCCTCACCCATGGCCACATCGACCATGTGGCGTCCGTCGTGCCGGTCTGCGGGGCCCATGACGTCCCGGCCTGGATCCACCCCCGGGACCGCTACATGATGAGCGACCCGGAGAAGGCCCTGGGGCGCTCCATCGGACAGCAGCTGCTGGGCGAACTGACGATCGGGGAACCCGACGACGTCCGGGAGCTGACCGACGGCGCCGCCCTCGGGCTGGCCGGCCTGGAGTTCACCGTCTCGCACGCGCCGGGCCATACGAAGGGGTCGGTGACCTTCAGGCTTCCCGAGTCCTCCGACGTGCCGTCGGTGTTCTTCTCGGGCGACCTGCTGTTCGCCGGCTCCGTCGGACGCTCCGACCTGCCCGGTGGCTCCGCGGACGAGCTGATGGAGTCGCTGGCCCGGGTGTGCCTGCCGCTCGACGACTCGACCGTGGTGCTGTCCGGCCACGGCCCCCAGACGACCATCGGCCGCGAGCGCGCCGCCAACCCCTACCTGGGGGAAGCGGCCCGCGGCTTCGGAGCCGGTTCACCGGCTCCGCGACGAGGATTGTGA
- the eat gene encoding ethanolamine permease, which yields MPQPGDSPSPTGSTAGSTATATPPAAPPGDGYLERRTLRRGTAGWLLLTGLGVAYVVSGDYSGWNFGLREGGFGGLAIATALMGLMYTCLVFSLAEMSSVLPTAGGGYGFARRALGPWGGFLTGTAILIEYVLAPAAIATFIGAYVESLNLFGLTSGWPVFLACFVIFIGVHLWGVGEALRFSFAVTAVAVLALVVFAVGALGSFDASRLNDIKVTDAVGAGSWLPFGLMGIWAAFPFGMWFFLGVEGVPLAAEETKDPVRSLPRAMALSIGILVVLAVITLLPTVGAGGADALKESGNPLVEALRTANGGKSSALSQIVNYAGLAGLVASFFSLIYAGSRQLFALSRAGYLPRFLSLTSKRKAPYLGLVVPGTIGFVLAAANADDGSKVLNMAVFGAAVSYVLMALSHIVLRLREPALHRPYRTPGGIVTSAVAFVLAVAAVVATFLVDIDAALTALAVYAVAIGYFALYSRKRLVASAPEEEFAALAAAEAELARD from the coding sequence ATGCCCCAGCCCGGTGATTCACCGTCCCCAACAGGCAGCACGGCAGGCAGCACGGCGACGGCCACCCCGCCCGCGGCCCCACCCGGCGACGGCTACCTGGAGCGCCGCACCCTGCGCCGCGGCACCGCGGGCTGGCTGCTGCTCACCGGACTCGGCGTCGCCTACGTCGTCTCGGGCGACTACTCCGGCTGGAACTTCGGCCTGCGCGAGGGCGGTTTCGGCGGACTGGCCATCGCCACCGCCCTGATGGGCCTGATGTACACCTGCCTGGTCTTCTCGCTCGCCGAGATGTCCTCGGTACTGCCCACGGCCGGCGGCGGCTACGGCTTCGCCCGCCGCGCCCTCGGCCCCTGGGGCGGCTTCCTCACCGGTACCGCCATTCTCATCGAGTACGTGCTGGCGCCCGCCGCCATCGCCACGTTCATCGGCGCCTACGTCGAGTCCCTCAACCTCTTCGGGCTCACCTCCGGCTGGCCGGTCTTCCTCGCCTGCTTCGTGATCTTCATCGGCGTGCATCTGTGGGGGGTCGGCGAGGCGCTGCGCTTCAGCTTCGCCGTCACCGCCGTCGCCGTCCTCGCGCTGGTGGTCTTCGCCGTCGGCGCCCTCGGCTCCTTCGACGCGAGCCGGCTCAACGACATCAAGGTGACCGACGCGGTCGGCGCCGGATCCTGGCTGCCCTTCGGCCTGATGGGGATCTGGGCCGCGTTCCCCTTCGGGATGTGGTTCTTCCTCGGGGTCGAAGGCGTCCCGCTGGCCGCCGAGGAGACCAAGGACCCGGTCAGGAGCCTGCCCCGGGCCATGGCGCTCTCCATCGGCATCCTGGTGGTGCTCGCCGTCATCACCCTGCTGCCGACCGTCGGCGCGGGCGGCGCCGACGCGCTCAAGGAATCCGGGAACCCCCTGGTCGAGGCGTTGCGGACCGCCAACGGCGGGAAGTCCTCAGCCCTGAGCCAGATCGTCAACTACGCGGGTCTCGCCGGTCTGGTCGCCTCGTTCTTCTCGCTCATCTACGCCGGATCGCGGCAGCTGTTCGCCCTGTCCCGGGCCGGCTATCTGCCCCGCTTCCTCTCCCTGACCAGCAAGCGCAAGGCCCCGTACCTGGGACTGGTGGTCCCCGGCACCATCGGCTTCGTCCTGGCGGCGGCCAACGCCGACGACGGGTCCAAGGTCCTGAACATGGCGGTCTTCGGCGCGGCGGTCAGCTACGTCCTCATGGCGCTGTCGCACATCGTGCTGCGGCTGCGCGAGCCCGCCCTGCACCGGCCCTACCGCACCCCCGGCGGCATCGTCACCTCCGCCGTCGCCTTCGTGCTCGCCGTCGCGGCCGTGGTGGCCACCTTCCTGGTGGACATCGACGCGGCCCTCACCGCGCTCGCCGTCTACGCCGTGGCCATCGGCTACTTCGCCCTCTACAGCCGCAAGCGGCTGGTCGCCTCCGCCCCCGAGGAGGAGTTCGCCGCGCTGGCCGCCGCCGAGGCCGAGCTGGCACGGGACTGA
- a CDS encoding vitamin K epoxide reductase family protein, producing MTTSALDQTLTDGDHEIKGTIGTGRPFAWLLVICGALGTLASFVITWDKFKLLEDPNFVPGCSLNPIISCGNIMKSEQAHAFGFPNPMIGLIAYPIVICIGVGVLAGARYRGWFWLGLQAGTLFGVGFVTWLQYQSLYNINSLCLWCSLAWVVTIALFWYTAVHNIKHGIIKVPAGVRTAVLEFHWVVPVLWYGIIAMLILTRWWSYWKTLI from the coding sequence ATGACGACTTCGGCGCTCGACCAGACGCTCACCGACGGTGACCACGAGATCAAGGGCACCATCGGGACGGGACGTCCCTTCGCGTGGCTGTTGGTGATCTGCGGCGCGCTCGGCACGCTCGCGTCCTTCGTGATCACCTGGGACAAGTTCAAGCTCCTCGAGGACCCGAACTTCGTCCCGGGCTGCAGCCTGAACCCGATCATCTCCTGCGGCAACATCATGAAGAGCGAACAGGCCCACGCGTTCGGCTTCCCGAACCCGATGATCGGCCTGATCGCCTACCCGATCGTGATCTGCATCGGCGTCGGAGTGCTCGCGGGCGCCCGCTACCGGGGCTGGTTCTGGCTCGGTCTGCAGGCCGGCACCCTGTTCGGCGTCGGGTTCGTGACCTGGCTGCAGTACCAGTCGCTCTACAACATCAACTCCCTGTGCCTGTGGTGCTCGCTGGCCTGGGTCGTCACCATCGCGCTCTTCTGGTACACGGCCGTGCACAACATCAAGCACGGCATCATCAAGGTTCCGGCCGGGGTGCGGACCGCGGTCCTGGAGTTCCACTGGGTCGTGCCGGTGCTCTGGTACGGCATCATCGCGATGCTGATCCTGACCCGCTGGTGGTCGTACTGGAAGACGCTCATCTGA
- a CDS encoding aldehyde dehydrogenase family protein, whose translation MTEHHQVLNPATEEVVATVAATTPEGVDTAVAAAAKAQQGWAALAPADRARGLRRFAAEVDAHAEELAALEVREAGHTLGNARWEAGNVRDLLDYAAGGVERLSGRQIPVAGGIDLTFHEPIGVVGVIAPWNFPMPIAAWGTAPALAAGNAVLLKPAETTPLTALRLAELALSAGLPEGLFQVLPGAGPVTGTRLVEHPDVRKIVFTGSTAVGKRIMEQCARQVKRVTLELGGKSPNIVFADADLEKAAAAAPMAFLDNAGQDCCARTQILVQREVYERFLELLVPAVEAVRVGDPSDPATEMGPLISAVQRERVRSLVTDDLPVAARGSAPEGPGFWYPPTVLAPVGAAAPAATEEIFGPVAVVLPFEDEADALRLANATRYGLSGSIWTRDLGRAIRMSRGVAAGNLSVNSHSSVRYATPFGGFGESGLGRELGPDALAAFTETKNVFISTEE comes from the coding sequence GTGACCGAGCACCACCAGGTACTCAACCCCGCCACCGAGGAGGTCGTCGCCACGGTCGCGGCGACCACCCCGGAGGGCGTGGACACCGCCGTCGCCGCGGCGGCCAAGGCCCAGCAGGGCTGGGCCGCGCTGGCCCCGGCCGACCGGGCGCGCGGTCTGCGCCGGTTCGCCGCCGAGGTCGACGCGCACGCCGAGGAACTCGCCGCGCTGGAGGTCCGCGAGGCCGGCCACACCCTCGGCAACGCCCGCTGGGAGGCCGGAAACGTCCGCGATCTGCTCGACTACGCCGCCGGCGGCGTGGAACGGCTCAGCGGCCGGCAGATCCCGGTCGCCGGCGGCATCGACCTCACGTTCCACGAGCCGATCGGCGTCGTCGGCGTCATCGCCCCGTGGAACTTCCCGATGCCGATCGCCGCGTGGGGCACCGCCCCGGCGCTCGCGGCGGGCAACGCCGTCCTGCTCAAACCGGCCGAGACCACCCCGCTGACCGCACTGCGGCTGGCCGAACTCGCGCTGTCCGCGGGCCTGCCCGAGGGGCTCTTCCAGGTACTGCCCGGGGCGGGCCCGGTCACCGGTACCCGGCTCGTCGAGCACCCGGACGTGCGGAAGATCGTGTTCACCGGCTCCACCGCCGTCGGCAAGCGGATCATGGAGCAGTGCGCACGGCAGGTGAAGCGGGTCACCCTCGAACTCGGCGGCAAGAGCCCGAACATCGTCTTCGCCGACGCGGACCTGGAGAAGGCCGCCGCGGCGGCCCCGATGGCCTTCCTGGACAACGCGGGCCAGGACTGCTGCGCCCGCACCCAGATCCTGGTCCAGCGGGAGGTCTACGAGCGGTTCCTGGAGCTGCTGGTCCCGGCGGTCGAGGCCGTCCGGGTCGGCGACCCGTCGGACCCCGCCACCGAGATGGGCCCGCTGATCTCGGCGGTCCAGCGGGAGCGGGTCCGCTCGCTCGTCACCGACGACCTGCCGGTGGCCGCCCGCGGCAGCGCCCCCGAAGGACCCGGCTTCTGGTACCCGCCGACGGTCCTGGCCCCGGTCGGCGCCGCCGCCCCCGCCGCCACCGAGGAGATCTTCGGGCCGGTCGCCGTCGTCCTGCCCTTCGAGGACGAGGCGGACGCGCTGCGGCTCGCCAACGCCACCCGCTACGGGCTGTCCGGCTCGATCTGGACCCGCGACCTCGGCCGGGCCATCCGGATGTCGCGCGGCGTCGCGGCGGGCAACCTGTCGGTCAACAGCCACAGTTCGGTCCGCTACGCGACGCCGTTCGGCGGCTTCGGCGAATCCGGCCTCGGCCGGGAACTGGGCCCCGACGCCCTCGCCGCCTTCACCGAGACCAAGAACGTCTTCATCAGCACTGAGGAGTAG
- the hisS gene encoding histidine--tRNA ligase, with protein sequence MSTFQAPKGTYDLIPPDSATFLAVREAISAPLKRAGYGYVETPGFETVELFSRGVGESTDIVSKEMYTLTTKGGTTLALRPEGTASVLRAALQNNLHKLGNLPVKLWYSGSYYRYERPQAGRYRHFSQVGAEAIGTEDPVLDAELIILAVDAYRTLGLQNFRVLLNSLGDKECRPVYRAALQEFLGGLDLDEDTVRRAEINPLRVLDDKRDAVQKQLTGAPMLRDYLCEACKEYHEQVRELLTAAGVAFEDDPKLVRGLDYYTRTTFEFVHGGLGSQSAVGGGGRYDGLSEMIGGPALPSVGWALGVDRTVLALKAEGIELELPATTDVFAVPLGEEARRTLFGTVTELRRAGIATDFAFGGKGLKNAMKSANRADARFAIVAGERDLAEGVVQLKDMRSGEQTAVALDALVATLQEKLA encoded by the coding sequence GTGAGTACCTTCCAGGCCCCCAAGGGCACGTACGACCTGATCCCGCCGGATTCCGCGACGTTCCTCGCGGTGCGCGAGGCGATCTCCGCACCGCTCAAGCGGGCCGGCTACGGCTATGTCGAGACCCCCGGGTTCGAGACCGTCGAACTCTTCTCCCGCGGCGTCGGCGAATCCACCGACATCGTCAGCAAGGAGATGTACACCCTCACCACCAAGGGCGGCACCACGCTGGCGCTGCGCCCCGAGGGCACCGCCTCCGTGCTGCGCGCCGCCCTGCAGAACAACCTGCACAAGCTCGGCAACCTGCCGGTCAAGCTCTGGTACTCGGGCTCGTACTACCGCTACGAGCGCCCGCAGGCCGGCCGCTACCGGCACTTCTCGCAGGTCGGCGCCGAGGCGATCGGCACCGAGGACCCGGTGCTGGACGCCGAACTGATCATCCTGGCCGTCGACGCGTACAGAACACTCGGCCTGCAGAACTTCCGGGTGCTGCTCAACTCGCTGGGTGACAAGGAGTGCCGTCCCGTCTACCGGGCCGCCCTCCAGGAGTTCCTGGGCGGGCTGGACCTCGACGAGGACACCGTGCGCCGGGCGGAGATCAACCCGCTGCGCGTTCTCGACGACAAGCGTGACGCGGTGCAGAAGCAGCTGACCGGCGCCCCGATGCTCCGTGACTACCTCTGCGAGGCGTGCAAGGAGTACCACGAGCAGGTGCGCGAGCTGCTGACGGCCGCGGGCGTCGCGTTCGAGGACGACCCGAAGCTGGTGCGTGGCCTGGACTACTACACCCGCACCACCTTCGAGTTCGTGCACGGCGGACTCGGCTCGCAGTCCGCCGTCGGCGGCGGCGGGCGGTACGACGGCCTGTCCGAGATGATCGGCGGCCCCGCGCTGCCGTCCGTCGGCTGGGCGCTGGGCGTGGACCGTACGGTGCTGGCGCTCAAGGCCGAGGGCATCGAGCTCGAACTGCCCGCGACGACCGACGTGTTCGCCGTACCGCTCGGTGAGGAGGCGCGCCGCACGCTCTTCGGCACGGTCACCGAGCTGCGCCGGGCGGGTATCGCCACCGACTTCGCGTTCGGCGGCAAGGGCCTGAAGAACGCGATGAAGTCGGCGAACCGCGCCGACGCCCGCTTCGCGATCGTGGCCGGTGAGCGTGATCTGGCCGAGGGCGTGGTGCAGCTCAAGGACATGCGGAGCGGCGAGCAGACGGCGGTCGCTCTGGACGCGCTGGTCGCCACCCTCCAGGAGAAGCTGGCCTGA
- a CDS encoding FCD domain-containing protein, which translates to MSEQQISADPLASVLRPVRGGNGFEEALEQVLQVVRLGLVPDGERLPAERELAERLRISRVTLREVLKVLHEQGLVETRRGRHGGTFVRNRPPSHGADRADAENELRRRAAGLGAGGLDDVLRFREVLEVGAAGLCARTELTGEQADLLRRRLRGTGDAPTADYRRADTLLHLAIAELCGSPSLVTQYAAVRAQVNELLDCIPILVRNLEHSQGQHTALVEAILDGEEEAAAAVMREHAEGTAALLRGFLA; encoded by the coding sequence ATGAGTGAGCAGCAAATCTCCGCGGATCCGCTCGCCTCGGTGCTGCGGCCGGTCCGCGGCGGCAATGGTTTCGAGGAGGCGCTGGAGCAGGTGCTCCAGGTCGTCCGGCTCGGTCTGGTGCCGGACGGCGAGCGGCTGCCCGCCGAGCGCGAACTGGCCGAACGGCTGCGGATCAGCCGCGTCACCCTGCGCGAGGTGCTGAAGGTCCTGCACGAGCAGGGGCTGGTCGAGACCCGCCGCGGCCGGCACGGCGGCACCTTCGTCCGCAACCGGCCGCCTTCGCACGGCGCGGACCGGGCGGACGCGGAGAACGAGCTGCGCCGCAGGGCGGCCGGGCTGGGCGCCGGCGGCCTGGACGACGTGCTGCGCTTCCGCGAGGTCCTGGAGGTCGGGGCGGCCGGGCTGTGCGCCCGCACCGAACTGACCGGAGAACAGGCGGACCTGCTGCGCCGCCGGCTGCGCGGGACGGGCGATGCGCCCACCGCCGACTACCGGCGCGCCGACACCCTGCTGCACCTGGCCATCGCCGAGCTCTGCGGCTCCCCTTCGCTGGTCACGCAGTACGCCGCGGTGCGCGCGCAGGTCAATGAACTCCTGGACTGCATCCCCATCCTGGTGCGCAACCTCGAACACTCGCAGGGTCAGCACACCGCGCTGGTCGAGGCCATTCTCGACGGCGAGGAGGAGGCCGCCGCGGCGGTGATGCGCGAGCACGCCGAGGGCACCGCGGCCCTGCTGCGCGGCTTCCTCGCCTGA
- a CDS encoding 3-oxoacyl-ACP reductase, with protein sequence MSEPTTTEVCRRLVGRTAVITGAGSGIGLATARRFASEGANVVVADIDEGSGKAAAEEVGGIFVKVDVTDPEQVEALFRTAYDTYGSVDIAFNNAGISPPDDDSILTTGLDAWRRVQEVNLTSVYLCCKAVLPYMQRQGKGSIINTASFVAKMGAATSQISYTASKGGVLAMTRELGVQFAREGIRVNALCPGPVNTPLLQELFAKDPERAARRIVHIPVGRFAEPTEIAAAVAFLASDDSSFMTASEFLVDGGIGGAYVTPQ encoded by the coding sequence ATGTCAGAGCCAACCACCACCGAAGTCTGCCGCCGCCTCGTCGGCCGTACCGCGGTCATCACCGGCGCCGGCAGCGGCATCGGCCTGGCCACCGCACGCCGCTTCGCCTCCGAGGGCGCGAACGTGGTCGTCGCCGACATCGACGAGGGATCGGGCAAGGCCGCGGCCGAGGAGGTCGGCGGGATCTTCGTCAAGGTCGACGTCACCGACCCCGAGCAGGTCGAGGCGCTGTTCAGGACGGCGTACGACACCTACGGATCGGTCGACATCGCCTTCAACAACGCCGGGATCTCGCCGCCCGACGACGACTCGATCCTCACCACCGGCCTGGACGCCTGGCGCCGGGTCCAGGAGGTCAACCTGACCTCCGTCTACCTGTGCTGCAAGGCCGTGCTGCCGTACATGCAGCGGCAGGGCAAGGGCTCGATCATCAACACCGCGTCGTTCGTGGCCAAGATGGGCGCGGCCACCTCGCAGATCTCCTACACGGCGTCCAAGGGCGGCGTCCTGGCCATGACCCGCGAGCTGGGCGTGCAGTTCGCCCGCGAGGGCATCCGGGTCAACGCGCTGTGCCCCGGCCCGGTCAACACCCCGCTGCTCCAGGAGCTGTTCGCCAAGGACCCGGAGCGCGCCGCCCGCCGCATCGTGCACATTCCGGTGGGCCGCTTCGCCGAGCCGACGGAGATCGCCGCCGCGGTGGCGTTCCTCGCCAGCGACGACTCCAGCTTCATGACGGCGAGCGAGTTCCTCGTGGACGGCGGCATCGGCGGGGCGTACGTCACCCCGCAGTAG
- a CDS encoding glutamine synthetase family protein — MADRTPPLSVDALRALVEAGKIHTVILGFADMQGRLQGKRFAAPFFLDEVLAHGTEGCNYLLAVDVDLNTVDGYAMSSWERGYGDFAMHPDISTLRHVPWQDGTALLIADLAWNDGKPVVAAPRQILRHQLGRLADQGWTAHAGTELEFMVFRDTYEQAWDGGYRGLTPANQYNADYSVLATSRVEPLLRRIRNEMAGAGLTPESAKGECNLGQHEIVFRYDEALVTCDQHTVYKTGAKEIAAQEGASLTFMAKFNEREGNSCHIHLSLRDEAGRPVMAGEDGEMSPLMRHFLAGQLAALRDFSLLYAPNINSYKRFRPGSFAPTAVAWGVDNRTCALRVVGHGASLRLENRVPGGDVNPYLAVAGMVAAGLYGIEHKLELPEACTGNAYTADYPQVPGTLREAAGLWAASPIAREAFGQDVVDHYSNMARIEQEAFDTAITDWERFRSFERM; from the coding sequence GTGGCAGATCGCACACCCCCCCTGTCCGTCGACGCCCTGCGCGCCCTGGTGGAAGCGGGGAAGATCCACACCGTCATCCTCGGCTTCGCCGATATGCAGGGGCGGCTGCAGGGCAAACGATTCGCCGCGCCGTTCTTCCTCGACGAGGTGCTGGCCCACGGTACCGAGGGCTGCAACTACCTGCTCGCGGTGGACGTCGACCTCAACACCGTCGACGGCTACGCGATGTCCTCCTGGGAACGCGGCTACGGCGACTTCGCCATGCACCCCGACATCAGCACCCTGCGCCACGTCCCCTGGCAGGACGGCACGGCCCTGCTCATCGCCGACCTCGCCTGGAACGACGGCAAGCCGGTGGTCGCCGCGCCCCGGCAGATCCTGCGCCACCAGCTGGGCCGGCTCGCGGACCAGGGCTGGACCGCCCACGCGGGCACCGAGCTGGAGTTCATGGTCTTCCGCGACACCTACGAGCAGGCGTGGGACGGCGGCTACCGCGGTCTGACCCCCGCCAACCAGTACAACGCCGACTACTCGGTGCTCGCCACCTCCCGCGTCGAGCCGCTGCTGCGCCGGATCCGCAACGAGATGGCCGGGGCGGGCCTGACCCCGGAGTCCGCCAAGGGCGAGTGCAATCTCGGTCAGCACGAGATCGTCTTCCGCTACGACGAGGCGCTCGTCACCTGCGACCAGCACACCGTCTACAAGACCGGGGCCAAGGAGATCGCCGCCCAGGAGGGCGCCTCGCTCACCTTCATGGCGAAGTTCAACGAGCGCGAGGGCAACTCCTGTCATATCCACCTCTCCTTGCGGGACGAGGCGGGACGCCCTGTCATGGCGGGCGAGGACGGCGAGATGTCGCCCCTCATGCGGCACTTCCTGGCCGGGCAGCTCGCCGCCCTGCGCGACTTCTCCCTGTTGTACGCGCCCAACATCAACTCGTACAAGCGTTTCCGGCCGGGCTCCTTCGCCCCCACCGCGGTCGCCTGGGGCGTCGACAACCGCACCTGCGCGCTGCGCGTCGTCGGGCACGGCGCCTCGCTGCGCCTGGAGAACCGCGTCCCGGGCGGCGACGTCAACCCGTACCTGGCCGTGGCGGGCATGGTCGCGGCGGGTCTGTACGGCATCGAGCACAAGCTCGAACTGCCGGAGGCCTGCACGGGCAACGCCTACACCGCCGACTACCCGCAGGTGCCCGGCACCCTGCGGGAGGCCGCCGGACTGTGGGCGGCCAGCCCGATCGCGCGGGAGGCCTTCGGCCAGGACGTCGTCGACCACTACAGCAACATGGCGCGGATCGAGCAGGAAGCGTTCGACACCGCCATCACGGACTGGGAGCGGTTCCGCTCCTTCGAGCGGATGTAA